A stretch of the Cydia splendana unplaced genomic scaffold, ilCydSple1.2 scaffold_92_ctg1, whole genome shotgun sequence genome encodes the following:
- the LOC134805951 gene encoding uncharacterized protein LOC134805951 → MMKLHKTPVRGSATGLESMKTSVNSMVQCELQSRFDTDFNLNINAFVLSTRVTAELPSQALTKTHHAWQHLNGLDLADPNYHQPGRIDMLLGVKVYAQIIMNGLVKGPPGSPCTQNTSLGWIVFGDAEGNSSKNIIVMHHKLNLDLLVKNMWELESAEKPELTADEKLCESIYANTTTRTKEGRYVVKLPTRTEEIKSTEGQTKDIALRRFRQLERKFEKDEEFKKEYTKVIEEYSTLKHMEEVPDTEIEAPSVYLPHHAVIRNDKDTSKVRAVFDASSKGINNISLNEELLVDPQLQEDLRNIIMRWRMKKICFVADIQKMYRQILVTKQDADLQRILWRKCAADPIKEYRLLRVTFGTASAPYLAVKTLQRVAEDEGKHHPVAAKTIKEDFYIDDLMSGQDNTEDAVDVAKNIAIILKNGGFDLQKWSSNSTSFLKQFPPDERNSNVNMDINLDGTVRALGISWNMGEDSFQYKLELPQPPITITKRNILAETQKLFDPLGWLAPSIIQAKMLIQKLWLHRSSWDDEVEPEIKEEWLNIRHNFENLKDVNIPRWLHTTKLRLDKTTIHGFSDASTKAYAAVAYLRVETEEGEIKTNIIAAKVRVSPVKPVSLPRLELCGAALLAKLLKQIREAMRIPESQVFAWSDSTIVLSWLKGDPNRWQTFVRNRVVSILDDIGDKWYHVTSQSNPADIASRGSPLPELIAHHLWWNGPEWLKTHDIPFNKSDATTDLEMKRTFHTSLEVQEEDNYSIISQFDNFDDLQELVKTVTYCKRFLNYKKLTPNPTFTTEELQNSLTTCIKLVQQQAFNDDITRLQNNKNVRCDSKLKSLNPYLDEVNILRVGGRLKHANLNEDSKNPIILDSKNRLTFLIVADAHQRTLHGGQQLMMCYLLKSKYWILKMKQKVRSYIHKCLICARQNATAKKQLMGDLPKERVTPARPFLNSGVDFAGPYQTLMSKGRGLRTMKSYIAIFVCMVTKAIHLELVGDLTSEAFIGAFRRFVARRGRCANLWSDQGRNFIGANKALADAFEEAKLDFDGDIATKLAQDGTQWHFVPVYSPNFGGLWESGVKSMKFHLKRVLNSHLTFEEFSTLICQVESCLNSRPYVPIDDDENADPLTPGHFLIGEAPITIPSPTFKDVNTNVLSRWQHLQKMLNDFWHIWQQNYLSTLQQRMKWTKKEPEFDIGQIVLIKNENLPPGKWLLGRIVDKHPGTDGLTRVYSVKSGENIVKRSISKLCFFPVDVSE, encoded by the coding sequence ATGATGAAACTACACAAGACACCTGTCAGGGGTTCAGCCACAGGACTGGAATCAATGAAGACCTCGGTCAACAGTATGGTACAGTGTGAGCTTCAGTCAAGATTTGACACTGACTTCAACCTAAACATCAATGCATTTGTCTTGTCTACTCGAGTAACCGCTGAACTTCCATCACAAGCACTCACCAAGACTCATCACGCTTGGCAGCATCTTAATGGACTCGATCTGGCAGACCCGAACTACCATCAACCAGGTCGAATAGACATGCTTCTAGGCGTTAAGGTCTATGCACAAATTATAATGAATGGCTTAGTCAAGGGTCCTCCAGGCTCACCATGTACACAAAATACAAGCCTTGGATGGATTGTGTTCGGAGACGCTGAAGGCAATtcttcaaaaaatattattgtcaTGCATCACAAACTCAACTTAGACCTTCTGGTAAAAAACATGTGGGAACTGGAGTCAGCAGAAAAACCAGAACTTACAGCGGATGAGAAACTTTGTGAATCTATTTATGCAAATACAACTACCAGAACAAAAGAAGGAAGATATGTAGTGAAACTCCCCACAAGAACAGAGGAAATAAAGTCAACAGAAGGACAAACAAAGGACATAGCACTGAGAAGATTCAGACAACTAGAAAGAAAATTTGAAAAGGACGAAGAATTcaaaaaggaatacaccaaagtCATAGAAGAATATTCAACATTGAAGCACATGGAAGAAGTTCCAGACACTGAAATAGAAGCCCCATCAGTATATCTCCCACATCATGCTGTGATTCGGAACGACAAGGACACATCTAAAGTTAGAGCTGTGTTTGATGCTTCATCTAAAGGCATAAACAATATTTCACTTAATGAAGAGTTACTGGTGGATCCACAGCTTCAAGAAGATTTAAGGAACATAATCATGAGATGGCGTATGAAGAAAATCTGCTTCGTTGCAGACATACAGAAAATGTATCGTCAAATTTTGGTTACAAAACAAGATGCAGATCTGCAGCGTATACTTTGGCGCAAATGTGCAGCTGACCCTATTAAAGAATATCGCCTGCTTCGTGTCACGTTTGGTACAGCATCTGCACCATACTTAGCTGTGAAAACGTTACAAAGGGTCGCAGAAGACGAAGGAAAACATCATCCAGTAGCTGCAAAAACGATTAAAGAAGATTTCTACATCGATGACCTCATGTCGGGCCAAGATAACACAGAAGACGCCGTAGATGTAGCGAAAAATATAGCAATTATTCTGAAAAACGGAGGATTCGATCTGCAGAAATGGTCGTCTAATAGCACCAGCTTTTTAAAGCAATTCCCACCTGATGAGAGAAACAGTAATGTAAACATGGACATCAACCTAGACGGAACTGTACGTGCACTGGGTATCAGTTGGAACATGGGTGAAGACAGTTTTCAGTACAAACTTGAACTACCCCAGCCGCCGATAACTATTACAAAGAGAAACATACTAGCAGAAACACAAAAGTTGTTCGATCCTTTGGGGTGGTTGGCACCAAGCATAATTCAAGCCAAGATGCTTATCCAGAAACTTTGGTTGCACCGATCAAGTTGGGATGATGAAGTAGAACCTGAAATAAAAGAAGAATGGTTAAACATAAGACACAATTTTGAAAACTTAAAGGACGTCAATATACCAAGATGGCTACACACAACTAAACTAAGACTAGATAAAACTACGATACATGGATTTTCTGATGCGTCTACAAAGGCTTATGCAGCTGTCGCTTATTTAAGAGTAGAAACTGAAGAAGGTGAAATCAAGACGAATATCATAGCAGCTAAAGTCCGTGTAAGTCCAGTGAAGCCAGTGTCTTTGCCACGATTAGAACTGTGTGGCGCTGCGCTGCTTGCAAAGCTGCTTAAACAAATAAGAGAAGCCATGAGAATCCCGGAAAGCCAAGTGTTCGCATGGAGTGACTCAACAATAGTTTTGTCGTGGTTAAAGGGAGACCCTAACCGCTGGCAAACCTTCGTCAGAAATCGCGTGGTGTCCATTCTCGATGATATTGGCGATAAATGGTATCATGTCACATCCCAATCAAACCCTGCGGATATTGCGTCACGTGGTTCCCCGTTACCAGAACTCATCGCACATCATTTATGGTGGAACGGGCCAGAATGGCTAAAGACTCATGACATtccatttaataaatcagaCGCCACGACAGACCTGGAAATGAAACGAACCTTTCACACCAGCTTGGAAGTACAAGAGGAagataattattcaattataagCCAGTTTGACAATTTTGATGATTTACAAGAACTTGTTAAGACAGTTACATACTGCAAACGCTTTTTAAATTATAAGAAGCTTACCCCGAACCCTACATTCACAACAGAAGAGTTACAAAATTCATTGACGACTTGCATTAAATTGGTTCAACAACAAGCATTTAATGATGATATAACTAGAttacaaaataacaaaaatgtaaGATGTGACAGTAAATTGAAATCATTAAATCCTTACCTGGATGAAGTTAATATACTCAGGGTGGGCGGTCGTCTTAAACACGCAAATCTGAACGAAGACAGTAAGAACCCTATAATTCTGGACAGTAAGAACCGACTTACCTTTTTAATTGTGGCTGATGCTCATCAGAGAACGCTTCATGGCGGACAACAGTTGATGATGTGTTACCTACTAAAAAGTAAATACTGGATCCTAAAAATGAAACAAAAGGTCAGATCATACATTCACAAATGCCTGATATGTGCACGACAGAACGCCACTGCCAAGAAACAGTTAATGGGAGATCTACCTAAGGAACGGGTTACCCCAGCGCGTCCATTTCTGAATagtggcgtcgatttcgcaggtccaTATCAGACACTTATGTCAAAGGGGAGAGGATTAAGAACCATGAAATCATACATAGCTATATTCGTATGTATGGTTACTAAAGCCATACACTTGGAGCTTGTCGGAGATTTAACCTCGGAAGCCTTTATTGGAGCCTTCAGACGTTTTGTTGCACGAAGAGGTAGGTGTGCAAATCTCTGGAGTGACCAAGGGAGGAACTTCATTGGAGCAAATAAGGCGTTGGCAGATGCATTTGAAGAAGCAAAGTTGGACTTTGATGGAGATATAGCTACAAAGCTAGCACAAGATGGAACTCAGTGGCATTTTGTACCAGTATATAGTCCCAATTTCGGTGGATTGTGGGAAAGTGGAGTAAAGTCCATGAAGTTCCATTTAAAGAGAGTCCTTAATTCTCATCTTACCTTTGAGGAATTTTCAACTCTGATCTGCCAGGTCGAATCGTGCCTTAACTCACGGCCTTACGTTCCCATAGACGACGATGAAAACGCGGATCCTCTAACTCCAGGACACTTTTTAATTGGAGAGGCACCGATAACTATACCATCACCAACTTTCAAAGATGTGAACACGAACGTTTTATCTCGTTGGCAACACCtgcaaaaaatgttaaatgatttttggcacatttggcaacaaaattatttatcaaCGCTTCAACAAAGAATGAAATGGACAAAAAAGGAACCGGAATTTGATATTGGCCAAATCGTATTAATAAAAAACGAAAACTTACCTCCTGGAAAGTGGTTATTAGGACGCATTGTCGACAAACATCCTGGAACCGACGGCCTAACGCGAGTGTACAGTGTCAAGAGCGGTGAAAATATTGTTAAACGTTCTATCAGTAAACTTTGTTTCTTTCCAGTCGATGTCTCAGAATAG